One genomic segment of Mesoterricola silvestris includes these proteins:
- a CDS encoding MFS transporter — protein MTESAPVRTRLLDPLASRIFMMVWIANMASNVGTQIQSVGEKWQMAHLTSSPLLVALIETGTTLPVLLLGLSAGALADIVDRRRLLLGTQVFMLGCAGLLSGLTFLHQITPMVLLVMSFLIGTGSALSMPAFQAIVPELLDREHLAGGVALNSAGFNVSRALGPALGGLVVGLLGAGWAFALNAVSFLAVVAVLASWERRPSRSSLPGERFLGALKVGYRYARHSRPFQIILLRALGYSWFAGVIFSLLPSLAILNLHLGSEAFGALMGCVGAGAVAGVFFLGPLRERFGTSTILAGYSLLAALCQGVMAYVPHTPTVALCLFFSGVSWLGILSTINTAIQLSVPPWVKARAFGTYHTVWGGAMALGAAFWGALAQRAGIRATMGLSALGMVLALAALHRLRITAFDEDLDLGPHHDAPHAPTAIPPEAGPILVQMEYRVLPERRERFLAAMEEVRRLRMRDGAMRWALFEEPDRPGSPRFLESWFSSTMGEHLRQHHRATAQDRAVLAAAYAQVEDGLPETRHLVVVEDHDSSLLQRIWQGWTGE, from the coding sequence ATGACGGAATCGGCACCCGTGCGCACACGGCTCCTGGACCCGCTGGCGTCCCGCATCTTCATGATGGTATGGATCGCCAACATGGCCTCCAACGTGGGCACGCAGATCCAGAGCGTGGGCGAGAAGTGGCAGATGGCCCACCTCACCTCCTCGCCCCTCTTGGTGGCGCTCATCGAGACGGGGACGACCCTTCCCGTGCTGCTGCTGGGGCTCTCGGCGGGGGCGCTGGCGGATATCGTGGACCGGCGCAGGCTGCTGCTGGGCACCCAGGTGTTCATGCTGGGGTGCGCGGGGCTCCTTTCGGGGCTCACGTTCCTGCACCAGATCACGCCCATGGTGCTGCTGGTCATGTCCTTCCTCATCGGCACGGGGTCGGCCCTGAGCATGCCGGCCTTCCAGGCCATCGTGCCCGAGCTCCTGGACCGGGAGCACCTGGCGGGGGGCGTGGCCCTCAACAGCGCCGGCTTCAACGTGAGCCGGGCCCTGGGCCCGGCCCTGGGCGGGCTCGTGGTGGGGCTCCTGGGCGCGGGCTGGGCCTTCGCGCTCAACGCGGTTTCCTTCCTGGCGGTGGTGGCGGTGCTGGCCTCCTGGGAGAGGCGGCCCTCCCGGTCCAGCCTCCCCGGGGAGCGCTTCCTGGGGGCCCTGAAGGTGGGCTACCGGTACGCGCGGCACAGCCGGCCCTTCCAGATCATCCTGCTGCGGGCCCTGGGCTACTCCTGGTTCGCGGGGGTCATCTTCTCCCTGCTGCCCTCCCTGGCCATCCTGAACCTGCACCTGGGCTCCGAGGCCTTCGGCGCCCTCATGGGGTGCGTGGGGGCCGGGGCGGTGGCCGGCGTGTTCTTCCTGGGGCCGCTGCGGGAGCGCTTCGGCACCAGCACGATCCTCGCCGGCTACTCCCTCCTGGCCGCCCTCTGCCAGGGCGTCATGGCCTACGTGCCCCACACCCCCACGGTGGCCCTGTGCCTGTTCTTCTCGGGGGTGAGCTGGCTGGGGATCCTCTCCACCATCAACACCGCCATCCAGCTTTCCGTGCCGCCCTGGGTGAAGGCCCGGGCCTTCGGCACCTACCATACGGTGTGGGGCGGCGCCATGGCCCTGGGCGCCGCCTTCTGGGGCGCCCTGGCCCAGCGGGCCGGGATCCGCGCCACCATGGGGCTCTCGGCCCTGGGCATGGTCCTGGCCCTGGCCGCCCTGCACCGCCTGCGCATCACCGCCTTCGACGAGGACCTGGACCTGGGCCCCCACCACGACGCCCCCCACGCCCCCACGGCCATCCCCCCCGAAGCCGGTCCCATCCTGGTGCAGATGGAGTACCGGGTGCTCCCGGAACGCCGGGAACGGTTCCTGGCCGCCATGGAGGAGGTGCGCCGCCTGCGCATGCGCGACGGCGCCATGCGCTGGGCCCTCTTCGAGGAGCCCGACCGCCCCGGCTCGCCCCGGTTCCTGGAAAGCTGGTTCAGCTCCACCATGGGCGAGCACCTCCGCCAGCACCACCGCGCCACCGCCCAGGACCGCGCCGTGCTGGCCGCCGCCTACGCCCAGGTGGAGGACGGCCTTCCCGAGACCCGGCACCTGGTGGTGGTGGAGGACCACGATTCGAGCCTCCTCCAGCGCATCTGGCAGGGCTGGACCGGGGAATGA
- a CDS encoding polyphenol oxidase family protein produces MLQPTVRSPFPLTWGFSTRLDDPSILPRVRLKQVHGCGVVPATGGIQAADGIWTREPGCAVGVRVADCVPVLLAGLTPQGPWAAALHAGWRGAVAGILRQGVAVFRSQGGRPGDLVWALGPAILKCHFEVGGEVLDAAAQDPAWNDALATPGPRGKPHLDLHGFLRAQALDLGMDPGKDGTVARCTYCEPELLYSYRRGDVEGRQWGWVRIG; encoded by the coding sequence ATGCTCCAGCCCACCGTTCGCTCCCCCTTCCCGCTCACCTGGGGCTTTTCCACCCGGCTGGATGATCCGTCCATCCTCCCCCGGGTGCGCCTCAAGCAGGTGCACGGGTGCGGGGTGGTGCCCGCCACCGGCGGAATCCAGGCCGCCGACGGCATCTGGACCCGGGAACCCGGATGCGCCGTGGGGGTGCGGGTGGCGGACTGCGTCCCCGTGCTCCTGGCCGGCCTCACCCCCCAGGGTCCCTGGGCCGCCGCCCTCCACGCCGGATGGCGGGGCGCCGTGGCCGGCATCCTCCGCCAGGGCGTCGCCGTCTTCCGGAGCCAGGGCGGGCGCCCCGGGGACCTGGTCTGGGCCCTGGGCCCGGCCATCCTGAAGTGCCACTTCGAGGTGGGTGGGGAGGTCCTGGACGCCGCGGCCCAGGACCCCGCCTGGAACGACGCCCTGGCCACGCCCGGCCCCCGGGGGAAGCCCCACCTGGACCTCCATGGGTTCCTGCGGGCCCAGGCGCTGGATCTCGGCATGGACCCCGGGAAGGACGGAACGGTGGCCCGGTGCACGTACTGCGAGCCCGAGCTGCTGTACTCCTACCGGCGGGGGGATGTGGAGGGGCGGCAGTGGGGCTGGGTGCGCATCGGGTGA
- a CDS encoding flagellin, with product MSSILNNLSAIGASRQLSISGNQLGQVIERLTTGKRINKASDDAAGLAIANKLGADIKVAGQAQRNTNDGVSYMQVADGTLDSVTQLLTRAAQLAQQAQTGTISDSNRANLDAEFQNIVKTMINIGHNTNFNGQAIFTSVPQTLTVAAGDYGILNLDMQVLSPDAVTALGITTSNNLLTIGGAGTVAGLLTTALASVSTMRASIGASEQQLNATSDVLGIQVQNFTAAMSQIQDANIADEVVNLTKFQILQQSGTSALSKSNQNAQQVLALLQ from the coding sequence ATGAGCTCAATCCTGAACAACCTCTCCGCCATCGGTGCCAGCCGCCAGTTGTCCATTTCGGGCAACCAGCTGGGACAGGTCATCGAGAGGCTCACCACCGGCAAGCGCATCAACAAGGCCTCCGACGACGCCGCGGGCCTGGCCATCGCCAACAAGCTGGGCGCCGACATCAAGGTCGCCGGGCAGGCCCAGCGCAACACCAACGACGGCGTGTCCTACATGCAGGTGGCCGACGGCACCCTGGATTCGGTGACGCAGCTGCTCACCCGGGCGGCCCAGCTGGCCCAGCAGGCCCAGACCGGCACCATCAGCGACTCCAACCGCGCCAACCTCGACGCCGAATTCCAGAACATCGTCAAGACGATGATCAACATCGGCCACAACACCAACTTCAACGGGCAGGCCATCTTCACCAGCGTGCCCCAGACCCTCACGGTGGCCGCCGGCGACTACGGCATCCTCAACCTGGACATGCAGGTGCTCTCGCCCGACGCCGTCACGGCCCTGGGCATCACCACCTCCAACAACCTGCTCACCATCGGCGGCGCCGGCACCGTGGCCGGGCTCCTCACCACCGCCCTGGCCTCCGTGAGCACCATGCGCGCCTCCATCGGCGCCTCGGAGCAGCAGCTGAACGCCACGTCGGATGTGCTGGGCATCCAGGTGCAGAACTTCACCGCCGCCATGAGCCAGATCCAGGACGCCAACATCGCGGACGAAGTGGTGAACCTCACCAAGTTCCAGATCCTCCAGCAGTCCGGGACCAGCGCCCTGAGCAAGTCCAACCAGAACGCCCAGCAGGTCCTCGCGCTGCTGCAGTAG
- the hypB gene encoding hydrogenase nickel incorporation protein HypB has product MCTTCGCGGDGVSIGGKAHSHDHPHPAPGTRRRVVLERDLLAKNNLLAADNRAWFAQRGILALNLVSSPGSGKTTLLVETIRRLAGTVPIAVIEGDQQTSHDADRIRAAGAPAIQINTGKGCHLDAHMVGHAAAELDPPQGALLLVENVGNLVCPAAFDLGEAHKVVILSVTEGEDKPFKYPDMFIRSDVMVVNKIDLLPYLAFDVEQCVANALKVNPALKVIRVSATSGEGLEEWTRWIVESLAPARA; this is encoded by the coding sequence ATGTGCACCACCTGCGGCTGCGGCGGAGACGGGGTCTCAATCGGGGGCAAGGCCCACTCCCATGACCACCCCCATCCCGCCCCCGGCACCCGCAGGCGGGTGGTGCTGGAGCGGGACCTCCTGGCCAAGAACAACCTCCTGGCCGCCGACAACCGCGCCTGGTTCGCCCAGCGGGGCATCCTCGCCCTGAACCTGGTGTCCAGCCCGGGCTCGGGGAAGACCACCCTCCTGGTGGAGACCATCCGGCGCCTCGCCGGCACCGTGCCCATCGCCGTCATCGAGGGGGACCAGCAGACCAGTCACGACGCGGACCGCATCCGGGCCGCGGGGGCCCCCGCCATCCAGATCAACACCGGCAAGGGCTGCCACCTGGACGCGCACATGGTGGGCCACGCCGCGGCCGAACTGGACCCGCCCCAGGGGGCGCTCCTGCTGGTGGAGAACGTGGGCAACCTGGTGTGCCCCGCCGCCTTCGACCTGGGGGAGGCCCACAAGGTGGTGATCCTCTCGGTCACGGAAGGCGAGGACAAGCCCTTCAAGTACCCCGACATGTTCATCCGCTCCGACGTCATGGTGGTCAACAAGATCGATCTGCTGCCCTACCTGGCCTTCGACGTCGAGCAGTGCGTGGCCAACGCCCTGAAGGTCAATCCCGCCCTCAAGGTGATCCGGGTATCCGCCACCTCGGGGGAGGGCCTGGAGGAATGGACCCGCTGGATCGTGGAAAGCCTCGCTCCGGCCCGGGCCTGA
- the hypF gene encoding carbamoyltransferase HypF → MPRIRVRVEGVVQGVGFRPFIYRIARDRGLGGWVLNRPDGVVVEAEGAPEALEGFLAALEREAPAPARIRGVTVEEIAPEGQGAFAIRPSGEGGDTRPSVPADLAMCADCARELEDPSDRRHGYPFTNCTYCGPRFTIIEALPYDRPRTALKGFPLCPACEAEYRDPGNRRFHAQPVACPVCGPRLEFSGRAGDPLEGAASALLRGRILALKGLGGYQLLADATSDAAVARLRERKRREEKPFAVMFPHWKALEEACSVSAPERALLASPEAPILLLARRPSSAIVPGVAPGNPRLGAFLPYTPLHRLLLARVGRPVVCTSGNLSDEPMCHEGAQARERLGGIADVFLDHDRPILRPVDDSVMRLDAHGPTLLRRARGFAPLAHPVAPGGPPVLALGAHQKSTICLWDRGQAVVSQHLGDLHTADGAELLERTVEDFLRFFAVEPAVLACDLHPDYASTRLGERLARARGLPLARVQHHHAHVAALAAELGLGGPVSGLAWDGTGLGADGTLWGGEGLLAGGASFTRTAHLKPFPLPGGDRAARDPGRSALGLLWAATGSLAGGEALGDAAGIRSMLERGVNCPLTSSVGRLFDAVAALTGVRSAPGFEGQAAAALEHAALASGDGGAYPWEFQEGPALVADPAPLVAALLRDRARGVAPACCALRFHRALADLAVAMARAAGKEEVLLTGGCFQNALLTRLVREALAREGFRPLSPAAFPPNDGALSLGQAAVAAAP, encoded by the coding sequence ATGCCCCGGATCCGGGTGCGGGTGGAGGGGGTGGTGCAGGGGGTGGGTTTCCGGCCCTTCATCTATCGCATCGCCCGCGACCGGGGCCTCGGCGGCTGGGTGCTGAACCGCCCCGACGGCGTGGTGGTGGAGGCCGAGGGCGCACCCGAGGCCCTGGAGGGCTTCCTGGCGGCCCTGGAAAGGGAGGCCCCGGCCCCCGCGCGGATCCGCGGCGTCACCGTGGAGGAGATCGCGCCCGAAGGGCAGGGGGCCTTCGCCATCCGCCCCAGCGGGGAGGGCGGCGACACCCGGCCCTCCGTGCCCGCCGACCTGGCCATGTGCGCCGACTGCGCCCGGGAGCTGGAGGACCCTTCCGACCGCCGCCACGGGTACCCTTTCACCAACTGCACGTACTGCGGCCCCCGCTTCACCATCATCGAGGCCCTCCCCTACGACCGGCCCCGCACCGCCCTGAAGGGTTTCCCCCTGTGCCCGGCCTGCGAGGCGGAGTACCGGGACCCCGGGAACCGCCGGTTCCATGCCCAGCCCGTGGCCTGTCCCGTCTGCGGGCCCCGCCTGGAGTTCTCCGGCCGCGCCGGGGATCCCCTGGAGGGGGCCGCCTCGGCCCTCCTGCGGGGGCGGATCCTGGCCCTCAAGGGGCTGGGGGGCTACCAGCTCCTGGCCGACGCCACCTCGGATGCGGCCGTGGCCCGGCTCCGGGAGCGCAAGCGGCGGGAGGAGAAGCCCTTCGCGGTGATGTTCCCCCACTGGAAGGCCCTGGAGGAGGCCTGCAGCGTGTCCGCCCCGGAGCGTGCCCTCCTGGCCTCCCCGGAGGCCCCCATCCTCCTCCTGGCCCGCCGGCCCTCCTCGGCCATCGTTCCCGGGGTGGCCCCGGGCAACCCCCGGCTGGGGGCCTTCCTTCCCTACACGCCCTTGCACCGCCTCCTCCTGGCCCGGGTGGGGCGGCCCGTGGTGTGCACCAGCGGCAACCTCTCCGACGAGCCCATGTGCCACGAGGGGGCCCAGGCCCGGGAACGCCTGGGGGGCATCGCCGATGTGTTCCTGGACCACGACCGCCCCATCCTCAGGCCCGTGGACGATTCGGTGATGCGCCTGGACGCCCACGGGCCCACCCTGCTGCGCCGGGCCCGGGGCTTCGCCCCCCTGGCCCACCCCGTGGCCCCGGGGGGCCCCCCCGTCCTGGCCCTGGGGGCCCACCAGAAGAGCACCATCTGTCTCTGGGACCGGGGCCAGGCGGTGGTCAGCCAGCACCTGGGCGACCTCCACACCGCCGACGGGGCCGAACTCCTGGAGCGCACCGTGGAGGACTTCCTGCGCTTTTTCGCCGTGGAGCCGGCGGTGCTGGCCTGCGACCTCCACCCGGACTACGCCTCCACCCGGCTCGGGGAGCGCCTGGCCCGGGCCCGGGGCCTGCCCCTGGCGCGGGTGCAGCACCACCACGCCCACGTGGCGGCCCTGGCCGCGGAGCTCGGCCTGGGGGGCCCGGTCTCGGGCCTGGCCTGGGACGGCACGGGCCTGGGAGCCGACGGCACCCTCTGGGGGGGAGAGGGCCTCCTGGCCGGGGGGGCCTCCTTCACCCGCACCGCCCACCTCAAGCCCTTCCCCCTGCCCGGAGGGGACCGGGCCGCGCGGGACCCGGGCCGCAGCGCCCTGGGCCTCCTGTGGGCGGCCACGGGGTCCCTGGCCGGGGGCGAGGCCCTGGGGGACGCGGCGGGGATCCGGTCCATGCTGGAGCGGGGGGTGAACTGCCCCCTCACCTCCAGCGTCGGGCGCCTCTTCGACGCGGTGGCGGCCCTCACCGGCGTGCGGTCCGCCCCGGGCTTCGAGGGCCAGGCCGCGGCCGCCCTGGAGCACGCGGCCCTGGCTTCGGGCGATGGGGGCGCCTATCCCTGGGAATTCCAGGAGGGCCCGGCCCTGGTGGCCGACCCGGCCCCCCTGGTGGCGGCCCTCCTGCGGGACCGGGCCCGGGGGGTGGCCCCGGCGTGCTGCGCCCTGCGGTTCCACCGGGCCCTGGCGGACCTGGCCGTGGCCATGGCCCGGGCGGCGGGGAAGGAGGAGGTGCTCCTCACCGGGGGCTGCTTCCAGAACGCCCTCCTCACCCGGCTCGTGCGGGAGGCCCTGGCCCGGGAAGGATTCCGGCCCCTGAGCCCCGCGGCCTTCCCGCCCAATGACGGCGCCCTTTCCCTGGGCCAGGCCGCGGTGGCCGCCGCCCCCTGA
- a CDS encoding DUF2911 domain-containing protein produces MHRAPFGLLLAASALAAQTPPLVLPQASPRAQVAQTVGLTDITVTYARPSVHGRKVWGGLVPYGQVWRAGANENTTVTFSTPVKAGGVALPAGTYGLHMLPTAAAWTVIFSNESHAWGSFSYDPREDAARFTVTPVAAEALDRLEYAFDEVTDGAATLSLRWEKLRVPLRIEVDTNQVVVASLREQLRGLPRFSAEGWAGAAGWCVRHDVNLEEAQAWVDRSLEMKETFGALRTKALLADKRGDAAGAAALRTRAMAVATEAEVNNLGYALLGQGKVDEALDLFRRNVKDHADSWNAYDSLAEGLAAKGDKAGALKNYQQALGMVRAEDQRARIRTELAKLQ; encoded by the coding sequence ATGCATCGCGCTCCCTTCGGCCTTCTTCTCGCGGCCTCGGCCCTGGCCGCCCAGACGCCCCCCCTCGTCCTTCCCCAGGCCAGCCCCAGGGCCCAGGTGGCCCAGACGGTCGGGCTGACGGACATCACCGTCACGTACGCCCGTCCCTCCGTCCACGGACGCAAGGTATGGGGCGGCCTCGTGCCCTACGGGCAGGTTTGGCGGGCCGGCGCCAACGAGAACACCACCGTGACCTTCTCCACCCCGGTGAAGGCCGGCGGGGTGGCCCTCCCCGCGGGCACCTACGGCCTCCACATGCTGCCCACCGCCGCGGCCTGGACGGTGATCTTCAGCAACGAGAGCCACGCCTGGGGCAGCTTCAGCTACGACCCCCGGGAGGATGCCGCCCGCTTCACCGTCACCCCCGTGGCCGCCGAGGCCCTGGACCGCCTGGAGTACGCCTTCGACGAGGTCACCGACGGCGCCGCCACCCTTTCCCTGCGGTGGGAGAAGCTGCGGGTGCCCCTGCGCATCGAGGTGGACACCAACCAGGTGGTGGTGGCGAGCCTGCGGGAGCAGCTGCGGGGCCTCCCGCGCTTTTCCGCCGAAGGGTGGGCCGGCGCGGCGGGCTGGTGCGTGCGCCACGACGTGAACCTGGAGGAGGCCCAGGCCTGGGTGGACCGCTCCCTGGAGATGAAGGAGACCTTCGGCGCCCTTCGCACCAAGGCCCTCCTGGCGGACAAGCGCGGCGACGCCGCGGGCGCCGCCGCCCTGCGCACCCGGGCCATGGCCGTGGCCACCGAGGCCGAGGTGAACAACCTGGGCTACGCCCTCCTGGGGCAGGGCAAGGTGGACGAAGCCCTGGACCTCTTCCGCAGGAATGTCAAGGACCATGCGGATTCCTGGAACGCGTACGACAGCCTCGCCGAGGGCCTCGCCGCCAAGGGCGACAAGGCGGGCGCCCTCAAGAACTACCAGCAGGCTCTGGGGATGGTCCGGGCGGAGGATCAGCGGGCCCGCATCCGGACGGAGCTGGCGAAGCTGCAGTGA
- a CDS encoding sensor histidine kinase — MHQTLHLLVVDDELGMRLSIERALKAYTTSFEDIEVDVDFRISTADSGEAALEAAAADPPQIILLDYKLPGMSGLDVLQALMEAKTEALIVMITAYASLETAVQATKIGAFDFLAKPFTPIEVKAAVHKTAKHYMIQAQARKLAGERRQIRFEFLSVLAHELKSPLAAVEGNLRILRDHAAGDAIAGYDHLLDRSILRLDGMRKLIMDLLDLTRIESGQKLRTLVESDLCAAATQSLETFQALAAERHVNLLFCPPGKVLLQADPGELEMMFNNLISNAIKYNHEGGSVTVEIEDGPEEVRVAVHDTGIGIGREDLARLFGEFSRIRNEKTRNILGSGLGLSILKRLASLYGGKVEVQSEPDRGSTFTVSLRKEASHPGLGAVASL, encoded by the coding sequence ATGCACCAGACCCTGCACCTCCTTGTGGTGGACGACGAACTGGGCATGCGCCTCTCCATCGAGCGCGCCCTGAAGGCCTACACGACGAGCTTCGAGGACATCGAGGTGGACGTGGATTTCCGCATCTCCACCGCCGATTCCGGCGAGGCCGCCCTGGAGGCCGCCGCCGCCGACCCGCCCCAGATCATCCTCCTGGACTACAAGCTTCCGGGCATGTCCGGCCTGGACGTGCTCCAGGCCCTCATGGAGGCCAAGACCGAGGCCCTGATCGTGATGATCACCGCCTACGCCAGCCTCGAGACCGCGGTGCAGGCCACCAAGATCGGCGCCTTCGACTTCCTGGCCAAGCCCTTCACCCCCATCGAGGTGAAGGCCGCCGTCCACAAGACCGCCAAGCACTACATGATCCAGGCCCAGGCCCGCAAGCTCGCCGGGGAGCGCCGGCAGATCCGGTTCGAGTTCCTCTCCGTCCTGGCCCACGAACTGAAATCGCCCCTGGCCGCGGTGGAGGGCAACCTGCGGATCCTGCGGGACCACGCCGCGGGCGACGCCATCGCCGGCTACGACCACCTCCTGGACCGGTCCATCCTGAGGCTGGACGGCATGCGCAAGCTCATCATGGATCTGCTGGACCTCACCCGCATCGAATCCGGCCAGAAGCTGCGGACCCTCGTGGAATCCGATCTGTGCGCGGCCGCCACCCAGAGCCTGGAGACCTTCCAGGCGCTGGCCGCCGAAAGGCACGTGAACCTCCTGTTCTGCCCCCCCGGGAAGGTGCTCCTGCAGGCCGACCCTGGCGAGCTGGAGATGATGTTCAACAACCTCATCTCCAACGCCATCAAGTACAACCACGAGGGCGGATCGGTCACGGTGGAGATCGAGGACGGGCCCGAGGAGGTGCGGGTGGCGGTGCACGACACCGGCATCGGCATCGGCCGGGAGGACCTGGCCAGGCTCTTCGGAGAATTCAGCCGCATCCGCAACGAGAAGACCCGCAACATCCTGGGCTCGGGCCTGGGGCTCAGCATCCTGAAGCGCCTTGCCAGCCTCTACGGCGGCAAGGTGGAAGTCCAGAGCGAGCCCGACCGCGGGAGCACCTTCACGGTTTCGCTGCGGAAGGAGGCTTCCCATCCGGGCCTGGGTGCGGTAGCTTCCCTCTAG
- a CDS encoding DMT family transporter: protein MERILDRVPERSKGLAYLVAASLLWSSSGIFIKVLTLSAFHIACYRSLVSALAIAAILALRGRPWTLPRDPLSVAGSCIYALVLVLFVVATKLTTAANAIFLQYAAPIYLLFLEPWIFRKPFARRDFWAVAACLGGMALFFAGHLEKGGLAGNVLALVSGFLLALFSLILKWKRETRPGHDPIGMVVLGNLVVALICLPKVLPSPQVTLNQGLMLLYLGIFQLGIAYMFFTAGMRYLSATAALITCMLEAVFNPVWVFIGVGERPSPFALAGGTVILSVILWYNLRKAPVPEPVD, encoded by the coding sequence ATGGAACGAATCCTCGACCGCGTGCCGGAGCGGAGCAAAGGTCTGGCCTACCTGGTCGCGGCCTCCCTCCTGTGGAGCTCCAGCGGGATCTTCATCAAGGTCCTCACCCTCTCCGCCTTCCACATCGCGTGCTACCGCTCCCTGGTGTCGGCCCTGGCCATCGCCGCCATCCTGGCGCTGCGGGGGCGCCCGTGGACCCTGCCCCGGGACCCCCTTTCCGTGGCGGGATCCTGCATCTACGCCTTGGTGCTGGTGCTCTTCGTGGTGGCCACCAAGCTCACCACGGCGGCCAACGCCATCTTCCTGCAGTACGCCGCGCCCATCTACCTGCTCTTCCTGGAGCCCTGGATCTTCCGCAAGCCTTTCGCCCGCAGGGACTTCTGGGCCGTGGCGGCCTGCCTCGGGGGCATGGCGCTCTTTTTCGCCGGCCACCTGGAGAAGGGCGGCCTCGCCGGCAACGTGCTGGCCCTCGTCTCGGGCTTCCTCCTGGCCCTGTTCTCCCTGATCCTGAAGTGGAAGCGCGAGACCCGGCCCGGCCACGACCCCATCGGCATGGTGGTCCTGGGCAACCTGGTGGTGGCCCTGATCTGCCTGCCCAAGGTGCTCCCGTCCCCCCAGGTCACCCTGAACCAGGGCCTGATGCTTCTCTACCTGGGCATCTTCCAGCTGGGCATCGCGTACATGTTCTTCACCGCCGGCATGCGCTACCTGTCGGCCACCGCCGCCCTCATCACCTGCATGCTGGAGGCGGTCTTCAACCCGGTCTGGGTCTTCATCGGCGTGGGGGAGCGGCCCTCGCCCTTCGCGCTGGCGGGGGGGACCGTGATCCTCTCGGTGATCCTCTGGTACAACCTCCGCAAGGCGCCCGTGCCGGAGCCGGTGGACTGA
- a CDS encoding class I SAM-dependent methyltransferase → MTNRTLPLDDATWAYLQAATLREHPEQAALRKATAGLPGAHMQIAPEQAQFMQLLVKLLGGRRTLEIGVYTGYSALSVALALPPYGHLLACDLSAEYTALGLPHWQRAGVAERIELVLGPALETLDARLAAGQGGTFDFAFIDADKTSYEAYYERCLALLRPGGLIAIDNVLWGGRVAHPATDPDTAAIQRLNARLLGDERVDLSMVPIGDGLSLARKR, encoded by the coding sequence ATGACCAACCGCACCCTCCCCCTCGACGACGCCACCTGGGCCTACCTGCAGGCGGCCACCCTGAGGGAGCACCCGGAGCAGGCCGCCCTGCGCAAGGCCACCGCCGGGCTTCCCGGCGCCCACATGCAGATCGCCCCCGAGCAGGCCCAGTTCATGCAGCTGCTCGTGAAGCTCCTGGGAGGCCGCCGGACGCTGGAGATCGGCGTCTACACCGGGTACAGCGCGCTGTCCGTGGCCCTGGCCCTCCCGCCCTATGGCCACCTCCTGGCCTGCGACCTCAGCGCGGAATACACCGCCCTGGGCCTCCCCCACTGGCAGCGGGCCGGGGTCGCCGAGCGCATCGAACTGGTCCTGGGCCCGGCCCTGGAAACCCTGGACGCGAGGCTGGCGGCGGGCCAGGGCGGAACCTTTGATTTCGCCTTCATCGACGCCGACAAGACCTCGTACGAGGCCTACTATGAGCGCTGCCTCGCCCTGCTGCGCCCCGGCGGCCTTATCGCCATCGACAACGTCCTGTGGGGAGGCCGCGTCGCCCATCCCGCCACGGACCCGGACACCGCCGCCATCCAGCGCCTCAACGCCAGGCTCCTGGGGGACGAGCGCGTGGATCTGTCCATGGTGCCCATCGGCGACGGGCTCAGTCTGGCGAGGAAGCGGTAG